A window of the bacterium genome harbors these coding sequences:
- a CDS encoding DUF362 domain-containing protein, whose amino-acid sequence MDRRDFIKKSIQAGILVGSASSLGKYSNLFASQTSLLSKNYVLVAIKGGEPDSMFDKAIESLGGMKAFVKKGQKVVVKPNIGWDVSPERAGNTNPVLVKRIVQHCYEAGAKEVYVFDNTCDDWKRCYSNSGIEKAVKDAGGKIVSGDSERYYQSVEVKQGKKLTNTKVHELILDSDIFINVPILKHHSSTDLTIAMKNLMGNVWDRGYWHRNNLHQCIADFTSFKKPDLNIIDAYYVLKRNGPRGVSKADVVLMKSQIISTDIVAADAAASKLFGSEPENISYIKLAAEMKLGQKDLSKLNINRIIL is encoded by the coding sequence ATGGACCGCAGAGATTTCATTAAGAAAAGTATACAGGCAGGAATATTAGTTGGATCTGCCAGTTCATTAGGAAAATATTCCAATCTATTTGCTTCACAAACTTCGCTCCTCTCAAAAAACTATGTCCTCGTTGCTATCAAAGGCGGCGAACCCGATTCTATGTTTGATAAAGCCATCGAATCTCTTGGTGGAATGAAAGCATTTGTTAAAAAGGGGCAGAAAGTCGTTGTTAAACCGAATATCGGATGGGACGTAAGTCCAGAGCGAGCAGGAAATACAAATCCTGTTTTGGTAAAACGAATCGTGCAACATTGTTACGAAGCAGGAGCAAAGGAAGTGTATGTTTTCGATAATACCTGTGACGATTGGAAAAGATGTTATTCCAACAGTGGAATTGAAAAAGCAGTTAAGGATGCCGGCGGTAAAATTGTTTCGGGAGATAGTGAAAGGTATTATCAATCTGTTGAGGTCAAGCAAGGGAAGAAACTTACCAACACCAAAGTTCACGAGCTGATTCTTGATTCAGATATTTTCATTAATGTTCCAATCCTCAAACATCACTCCTCAACTGATCTTACTATCGCAATGAAAAACTTAATGGGAAACGTTTGGGACAGGGGTTACTGGCACAGAAATAACTTACACCAATGCATCGCGGATTTCACCTCCTTCAAAAAACCAGATTTGAATATTATTGATGCATATTATGTGTTGAAGAGAAACGGACCACGCGGCGTTTCCAAAGCTGATGTCGTGTTGATGAAATCCCAGATAATATCAACAGACATAGTTGCAGCAGATGCAGCTGCATCTAAACTTTTTGGATCGGAACCGGAGAACATTTCATATATTAAGCTTGCTGCTGAGATGAAACTCGGACAAAAGGATTTATCAAAACTAAATATCAATAGAATCATCCTGTAA
- the ftcD gene encoding glutamate formimidoyltransferase, translating to MQDKLIECVPNFSEGQRPEIIKQITDEIEKVEGAKLLDVDPGFDMNRTVVTFIGPPEAVKQAAFNSIKKAAELIDMSKHKGSHPRMGATDVCPFVPVTGVTTEECIELSKEVAKRVGEELHIPVYLYEKSAAKPERENLAKIRQGEYEALEEKLKKPEWKPDFGPAKFNAKAGATVIGVREFLIAYNIDLNTREVNHATDIAFEIREKGRSARRTNNGNFYYKSEDILKYEKGNYPCGDCDFNGKTLNETIDHCKVKHQYDLADILEQHGINPEKPEGQSVKKPGKFKFTKAIGWMVPKYDRAQISINLTNYKVTSMHDVIEETRKLAMERGLVVTGSEIVGMVPYPALLETGKFYLRQQHRSVGVPVRDILNTAVQSLGLNDVSEFKIEERVLGLPKNLETALVEMKLTDFIDEVSRESPAPGGGSIAALAGALGASLSSMVSNLTANKRGSDTVDKILNDAAEQCQQIKEELVRAIDEDTNAFNTYMNARRLPNKTAEEKKAREEAMQAGLKQAVMVPLNTAKQSYRAIEIAEDVAKNGNPNSITDVGVGAQSAYTGVLGGIYNVLINLKDIKDQKFVDEMRKTCAELKQQAQKKLGEVLSYVEAKL from the coding sequence ATGCAAGATAAACTAATCGAATGTGTCCCTAATTTTTCTGAAGGACAACGACCTGAAATAATAAAACAAATAACAGACGAAATTGAAAAAGTAGAAGGAGCAAAACTGCTCGATGTAGATCCTGGTTTTGATATGAACCGGACAGTTGTAACTTTTATTGGTCCACCCGAAGCTGTGAAACAGGCTGCATTCAACTCAATAAAAAAAGCTGCAGAACTGATTGATATGAGCAAACACAAAGGTTCGCATCCACGAATGGGTGCAACAGATGTTTGTCCGTTTGTTCCGGTTACAGGAGTTACAACTGAGGAATGTATTGAACTTTCAAAAGAAGTAGCAAAGAGAGTTGGAGAAGAACTTCATATTCCAGTTTACCTTTACGAAAAATCTGCTGCTAAACCGGAAAGAGAAAATCTTGCAAAAATCAGGCAAGGTGAGTACGAAGCGCTCGAAGAAAAATTAAAAAAACCTGAATGGAAACCAGACTTCGGTCCAGCAAAATTTAATGCAAAAGCTGGGGCAACAGTTATCGGAGTGAGAGAATTTTTAATTGCTTATAATATCGATCTGAATACACGTGAAGTAAATCATGCCACCGATATTGCATTTGAAATAAGAGAAAAGGGAAGATCAGCACGCAGAACTAACAACGGAAACTTTTATTACAAGAGTGAAGACATTCTGAAATATGAAAAAGGAAATTATCCCTGCGGCGATTGTGACTTCAATGGAAAAACATTAAATGAAACGATTGATCATTGCAAAGTTAAACATCAATACGATCTTGCTGATATTCTTGAACAACACGGAATAAATCCTGAAAAGCCTGAAGGTCAGTCAGTAAAAAAGCCGGGGAAGTTTAAATTCACGAAAGCAATAGGATGGATGGTTCCGAAGTACGACCGCGCACAGATTTCTATTAACCTGACCAACTACAAAGTGACTTCAATGCACGATGTTATTGAAGAGACCAGAAAGCTTGCAATGGAAAGAGGACTTGTCGTTACGGGAAGTGAAATTGTTGGAATGGTTCCTTATCCCGCTTTGCTGGAGACAGGAAAATTTTATCTTAGGCAGCAGCATCGTTCGGTTGGAGTTCCGGTTAGAGATATTCTGAACACTGCTGTTCAGTCACTGGGATTGAATGATGTGTCTGAATTCAAAATTGAAGAAAGAGTTTTAGGACTTCCTAAAAATCTTGAAACAGCATTAGTTGAAATGAAACTAACAGATTTTATTGATGAAGTCTCACGCGAATCACCTGCACCCGGTGGTGGCTCAATTGCGGCTTTAGCTGGTGCTTTGGGTGCTTCATTGTCATCTATGGTGAGCAACCTGACCGCAAATAAAAGAGGAAGCGATACTGTTGACAAAATTCTTAATGATGCTGCGGAACAATGCCAACAGATTAAAGAAGAATTAGTGAGAGCCATTGATGAGGATACAAATGCATTCAATACTTATATGAATGCTCGCCGGCTTCCAAACAAGACTGCTGAGGAAAAGAAAGCTAGAGAAGAAGCAATGCAAGCCGGATTGAAACAAGCAGTAATGGTCCCTCTCAACACTGCAAAGCAAAGTTACCGTGCAATTGAAATCGCAGAAGATGTTGCCAAAAATGGAAATCCGAATTCAATTACAGACGTTGGTGTCGGTGCACAGAGTGCTTACACAGGCGTTCTTGGCGGAATTTATAATGTGCTTATTAATCTTAAAGATATTAAAGACCAGAAGTTTGTTGATGAGATGAGAAAAACTTGTGCTGAGTTGAAACAACAGGCACAAAAGAAATTGGGTGAAGTTTTATCTTACGTCGAAGCTAAACTCTGA
- a CDS encoding T9SS type A sorting domain-containing protein — MKTFISIAVFFAALTSVVFAQPYEPDPDLWIADGIVKSMAVSEEYIYIGGGFGVVGPNTGYGANLTAASDFPNLTFPKVNGFIHCVEPDGSGGWLIGGGFNELYKDGETFARKNLARINADGTVHPWNPDPSLTVEAIAVSGNNIYIGGQFTSIGSTSRIRLAKFDLTTGNLDPTWSPSANQIVYTIEVSSTGEVYVGGGFWTITVDGTPYTRSGLAKFNSSGFLDSWDPSANNAVYTIAISDDDDDVYVGGNFSTIGGVSRNCIAKLNNTAGSVDPDWNPGQGGKIHSIAVHESFVYVGGDFTTIGETPTTRNRLARINVEGEADGWNPNIDASVITIAIGGSSLYAGGLFKTVGSYSRYRIAKFNITSTVDLDLDWNPNASGEVKEIAADADNIYAGGSFVTIGGEPRNNIARLFRLGGAHGGTLDETWDPDTDYQIEGIVLNGSDIYICGGFTTVGGEPRRVLAQLDPTTGAALSWNPNPTGGTVYTMAISGNDMFVGGAFTSIGGYSDIDRLAKFDISTGDINSTWKPNPNNTVQTIAVRGDYIYVGGSFTSIGITPTTRQRLAKLNSDGEVVTGWKADANGTVNTIANSEDHIYVGGVFTTIESETRNRLAKLEVDETGSELDADWTPGSNSDVKSILSAGNYVYVGGNFSTIGGGSINKVAKLNNTTGNVDPDWDLDFNGSYVKAITRVGTDLYLGGDFFQASGEHHPNLVLYRDAVSNTIPIFYGETPACGEILPVIAGTPITFTVQAGDPDPGDFVVLDVSGLPFLSSMNPPLPITGNPVSSEFSWTPTPANIGFHEIVFTIVDDYAAAVECTLTVEVRPPAIIGDYVIPIALRDVGGTDSEIELQFGQRPTATNGIDTTFGEQILPPVPPVGTFDARFILPTVPEVSSLIDIRDSTETEVTWTLAFQPGPSGYPMTFIWDTLGFPSGTFLLTDVINGNIINVDMRNQSSYTITDPSITSLYIKYERPTTFQLSVNISNGWNIVSIPGLNSPDQNVNTWWAYRDQSANVFKYAGGYLPVTDAVPGIGYWMKHTGARTYNSGDEWPIEGIQIVPHDPINASAGWNLFGGYEISATASLITTNPPGLQTGPIYKYSGGYLTATSIDPGYGYWIKLSGAGQIIIPEALAKGTESVEWFPEDWGRIIITDAAGVSYTLYSVKGQVDLNHYELPPAPPSGMYDLRFSSGRIAEDINSAIQTIEMSGVVYPVTVSVEEIDIKLMDESGKVINTKLKPGENTVIDNPNITKFMVSGDNAPIEFSLQQNYPNPFNPVTRIKYSIAQNNFVNITVYDVLGREVKKLVNEDKPAGNYEVSFDASTIASGVYIYKINAGDFVDSKKMILMK, encoded by the coding sequence ATGAAAACATTTATTTCAATCGCAGTTTTTTTTGCTGCTTTAACATCGGTTGTATTTGCACAACCTTATGAACCGGATCCGGATTTGTGGATTGCAGATGGAATTGTAAAATCAATGGCTGTAAGCGAGGAATACATTTATATTGGAGGAGGATTTGGAGTTGTAGGTCCAAATACCGGCTATGGTGCTAATCTTACAGCAGCTTCAGACTTTCCGAATTTAACGTTTCCAAAAGTAAACGGATTCATCCATTGTGTTGAACCTGATGGTTCTGGTGGATGGTTAATTGGTGGAGGTTTTAACGAGTTGTATAAAGATGGAGAGACTTTTGCGAGAAAGAACTTAGCACGAATAAATGCTGATGGAACAGTTCATCCCTGGAATCCAGATCCTAGCCTTACAGTAGAAGCAATTGCAGTTAGCGGGAATAATATTTACATAGGTGGTCAATTTACTTCTATCGGCAGTACTTCACGAATCCGTCTAGCAAAATTTGATTTAACAACCGGTAATTTGGATCCAACCTGGAGTCCGAGTGCAAACCAAATTGTTTATACAATTGAAGTTTCAAGTACTGGAGAAGTTTATGTTGGTGGAGGCTTTTGGACAATAACAGTGGACGGAACTCCATACACAAGAAGCGGTCTTGCAAAATTCAATAGTAGCGGATTTCTTGATTCCTGGGATCCAAGTGCGAATAATGCTGTCTATACAATTGCAATAAGTGATGATGATGATGATGTTTATGTCGGTGGAAATTTTTCTACAATTGGTGGCGTATCTAGAAATTGTATTGCCAAGTTGAACAATACCGCCGGTAGTGTTGATCCGGATTGGAACCCGGGTCAAGGTGGCAAGATTCATTCAATAGCAGTTCATGAAAGCTTTGTTTATGTTGGTGGAGATTTTACGACAATCGGCGAAACTCCAACAACTAGGAATCGTTTAGCCAGAATAAATGTGGAAGGAGAGGCTGATGGCTGGAATCCGAATATAGATGCTTCAGTCATAACGATCGCAATTGGTGGGTCTAGTCTTTATGCAGGTGGATTGTTTAAAACAGTTGGTAGCTATTCAAGATATAGAATCGCAAAATTCAATATTACTAGTACTGTGGACTTAGATCTAGACTGGAATCCTAATGCAAGCGGAGAAGTCAAAGAGATTGCTGCAGATGCAGATAACATATATGCTGGTGGAAGTTTTGTAACAATTGGCGGTGAACCAAGAAATAATATTGCTAGATTATTTAGACTTGGTGGTGCACATGGTGGTACTTTAGATGAAACCTGGGATCCTGATACTGATTATCAGATTGAAGGAATAGTATTGAATGGAAGTGACATTTATATCTGTGGTGGTTTTACAACAGTAGGTGGTGAGCCAAGGAGGGTACTTGCCCAGTTAGATCCTACAACCGGTGCAGCTCTATCCTGGAATCCAAACCCAACCGGAGGTACAGTTTACACAATGGCTATAAGTGGAAATGATATGTTTGTTGGCGGTGCATTTACCTCAATAGGAGGCTATTCGGATATTGACCGTCTTGCGAAGTTTGACATTTCTACTGGGGATATTAATTCTACCTGGAAGCCAAATCCAAATAATACTGTTCAGACAATTGCAGTAAGAGGAGACTATATTTATGTAGGTGGAAGTTTTACATCAATCGGTATAACTCCAACTACAAGACAACGTTTAGCAAAATTAAATTCTGATGGAGAAGTTGTAACAGGCTGGAAAGCTGATGCAAATGGAACAGTTAACACTATAGCCAATAGTGAAGATCATATTTATGTTGGTGGAGTTTTTACAACTATTGAAAGTGAAACCAGAAACCGTCTTGCAAAGTTAGAGGTAGATGAAACTGGTTCTGAACTCGATGCTGACTGGACTCCAGGGTCAAACAGTGATGTCAAAAGCATTCTTAGTGCTGGGAACTATGTTTATGTCGGTGGAAATTTTTCAACAATTGGTGGCGGCTCAATAAACAAGGTTGCAAAATTGAATAATACTACTGGTAATGTTGATCCAGACTGGGATCTTGATTTCAACGGTAGTTATGTTAAAGCAATTACCAGGGTTGGAACAGACTTGTATCTTGGTGGAGATTTCTTTCAAGCTAGCGGAGAGCATCATCCTAATTTAGTTTTATATAGAGATGCAGTTTCTAATACAATACCGATATTCTATGGAGAAACACCAGCTTGTGGAGAGATATTACCTGTTATAGCAGGAACTCCAATTACATTTACAGTCCAGGCAGGAGACCCTGACCCGGGAGATTTTGTTGTGCTTGACGTAAGCGGCTTACCATTTCTTTCATCAATGAATCCTCCACTGCCTATCACCGGAAATCCTGTAAGCAGTGAATTCTCATGGACTCCGACTCCAGCAAATATTGGTTTTCACGAAATAGTATTTACTATAGTAGATGATTATGCAGCAGCAGTCGAATGTACTTTAACAGTTGAAGTAAGGCCACCGGCAATTATAGGAGATTACGTAATACCAATAGCACTGAGGGATGTGGGTGGAACTGATTCAGAAATTGAGTTACAATTTGGGCAAAGACCTACTGCTACAAATGGAATAGATACAACTTTTGGAGAACAAATTTTACCGCCCGTACCACCTGTTGGTACTTTTGATGCGAGATTTATTTTACCAACAGTTCCTGAAGTAAGTTCTTTAATTGATATAAGAGACAGCACAGAAACAGAAGTAACATGGACACTGGCATTTCAACCAGGCCCTTCTGGTTATCCAATGACATTCATTTGGGATACTCTAGGATTTCCCTCAGGCACTTTTCTATTAACGGATGTAATAAATGGAAATATTATTAATGTGGATATGAGAAATCAAAGCAGTTATACAATAACAGATCCATCCATCACTTCACTTTATATTAAATATGAACGACCAACAACATTTCAATTATCAGTAAACATAAGCAATGGTTGGAACATCGTTTCAATACCTGGATTAAACTCACCAGATCAAAATGTAAATACCTGGTGGGCATATAGAGATCAAAGTGCTAATGTATTTAAGTATGCAGGAGGATATCTGCCCGTTACCGATGCAGTCCCTGGAATCGGATATTGGATGAAGCATACTGGAGCCAGAACGTACAATAGCGGAGATGAATGGCCGATAGAAGGAATACAGATAGTACCTCACGATCCAATAAATGCAAGTGCAGGCTGGAATTTATTTGGAGGATATGAAATCTCTGCAACAGCATCACTAATAACTACTAATCCACCAGGACTTCAGACTGGACCGATATACAAGTATTCAGGTGGATATTTGACAGCAACATCAATAGATCCTGGCTATGGATACTGGATAAAGCTCAGTGGTGCAGGTCAGATAATAATACCTGAAGCCTTGGCTAAAGGTACAGAATCAGTAGAATGGTTCCCGGAAGATTGGGGAAGAATCATAATTACAGATGCAGCCGGAGTAAGCTACACATTATACTCAGTAAAAGGCCAGGTTGATTTAAATCATTACGAACTACCTCCAGCACCACCATCTGGAATGTATGATCTCAGGTTCTCAAGTGGAAGAATAGCAGAAGATATAAACAGTGCAATCCAGACTATTGAAATGAGTGGCGTAGTCTATCCGGTTACAGTAAGTGTAGAAGAAATTGATATCAAACTGATGGATGAGAGCGGGAAAGTGATTAATACGAAACTTAAGCCTGGTGAAAATACTGTTATAGATAATCCAAATATTACCAAATTTATGGTAAGCGGTGACAATGCACCTATTGAATTTTCACTACAGCAGAACTATCCAAATCCTTTCAACCCTGTAACAAGAATAAAGTATTCAATTGCACAAAATAATTTTGTAAATATTACAGTTTACGATGTGCTGGGGCGAGAAGTTAAAAAGTTAGTAAATGAAGATAAACCAGCAGGAAATTATGAGGTCAGCTTCGATGCTTCAACAATTGCATCGGGAGTGTACATATATAAAATCAACGCTGGAGACTTTGTCGATTCAAAGAAGATGATCCTGATGAAATAA
- a CDS encoding response regulator produces the protein MPNWVNCILQVKDGNFLIGANSGLYLFNIVKEKFSRIYYNKSVLSKGVSSISYDKLSGNIYVGTENRILIYDKEKELLTEDDRINNLISSIGTINSFLQARDGILWIGHSLGVTKLDLRSLNSKHYQLTPSINYRNDNYVRKMVEDDHGFLWLIFGSIEYSGLVIFDPASENFKLIEYHPEYQFSISNPNLLQSIFKDKTGIIWIGSYFSGLNKWDGNKFKFKRFNRAINKSADKDSKVVKCIIEDSTRTIWFGTKLGLNSFNRKSGEFKNFKFDNNKYDNTVTFICREKSGVFWLGTSYRGIVRFDLASNKLKFYSNNPDNPESISNNIIRSMLPDGDDILWITTRGGGINKFNKKTGKFLKYLPDENDKQGIGDNRVEGIIRARDGFIWVASQGNAGLNKFDPSTNSFKSFRFANGNELVVLAIYEDQCGNLWVGTYNQGIALFDRDSESFISTIKLGNNLVRSILEDNNGNLWIGTDYGLSMLNTSTHTVKNYTTSENFEGDRFAVNSAFKNSNGEMLFGTADGFILFHPDNIKDDPVPPQVVISNVSLFNRPDEKLEYDGLITNVKELNLSYDENDLRFDYVGLHYADPSRNKYMYKLEGYEEEWIDAGTQRNATYTNLDAGEYVFKVKACNLDGVWNEDGASIKIIISPPFWATWWAYTFYILFVLSIFYAVRRYEMNRLRLKNQVKLDEVKLQEREETDKMKSRFFANISHEFRTPLTLILGPIDKLTSDTPADEIEKLTGIIRRNAHRLMNLINQLLDLSRLEAGKLKIKASKSNIVPFVKGIVMSFESLAERKDINLKIESEQDTIELYFDKEMMIKILTNLLSNAFKFTPEGGSITVGIYSPTPKSPPEEGTSKRSLSPPLEGRGVGQTKVTEFICISVRDTGIGISEDELPKLFDRFYQVDSSQTREYEGSGLGLALIKELIELHNGSIRVNSKVGDPDKVGTSGSEFIVEFPLGRNHLKDDEIVESSVQELENIYIDESVFTKKTELVTGDIGNDLRENKNLILLVEDNRDVREYIKDVLNSHYKVEEAVNGQQGLEKAKEIMPDLIVSDVMMPEMDGIEFCRIIKTEFLTSHIPVILLTAKASHDNKIEGLETGADDYLIKPFDAKELLTRIKNLIEQRRRLKEKFGKDIHPRPERVTTNPLDDEFLKKAYDIIEKHLDDVEYDTEQFAKELFVSRMQLHRKIQAITGQAPGEFIRAYRLKRAAEMLIEKRLSVTQVAYEVGYNSPSHFSKAFTKYFNVSPSEYAK, from the coding sequence GTGCCAAACTGGGTAAATTGTATACTTCAGGTAAAAGATGGCAATTTTTTAATTGGAGCTAATAGTGGTTTATACTTATTTAATATAGTTAAGGAAAAATTCAGTCGTATTTATTATAATAAATCTGTTCTTTCGAAAGGGGTTAGTTCTATTTCCTATGATAAGTTATCGGGAAATATTTACGTAGGTACTGAAAACAGGATATTAATTTATGATAAGGAGAAAGAACTCCTTACAGAAGATGATCGTATTAATAATCTGATTTCATCCATTGGTACAATCAATTCTTTTCTCCAAGCAAGAGATGGAATATTATGGATTGGACATTCATTGGGAGTAACAAAATTAGACTTGCGAAGTTTAAATTCTAAACACTATCAACTAACTCCCTCAATAAATTATAGAAATGATAATTATGTTCGGAAAATGGTCGAAGACGATCATGGATTTCTCTGGTTAATATTTGGATCTATAGAGTACTCCGGTCTTGTGATTTTTGATCCAGCTAGTGAGAATTTTAAACTCATTGAATATCATCCGGAATATCAGTTTAGTATTAGTAACCCCAATTTATTACAATCAATTTTCAAAGATAAAACCGGGATAATTTGGATCGGTTCTTATTTCAGTGGATTGAATAAATGGGATGGGAATAAATTTAAGTTTAAACGTTTTAATCGAGCTATTAATAAAAGTGCTGATAAAGATTCCAAAGTAGTTAAGTGTATTATCGAAGACTCAACAAGGACAATATGGTTTGGCACTAAGCTCGGCCTCAATAGTTTTAATAGAAAATCAGGTGAATTTAAGAATTTCAAATTTGATAATAATAAGTATGATAATACAGTAACGTTTATTTGTAGAGAGAAATCTGGAGTTTTCTGGCTTGGTACATCTTATAGGGGAATAGTAAGATTTGATCTGGCAAGTAATAAGTTGAAATTCTATTCAAATAATCCTGATAATCCTGAATCAATCAGTAATAACATAATTCGTAGTATGTTGCCAGATGGTGATGATATCCTCTGGATTACAACACGTGGTGGCGGTATAAATAAATTCAATAAGAAAACAGGTAAATTCCTGAAATATCTTCCAGATGAAAATGATAAGCAAGGTATTGGTGATAACAGAGTGGAAGGTATTATTCGTGCTCGTGATGGTTTTATTTGGGTCGCAAGTCAAGGTAATGCAGGGCTCAATAAATTTGATCCATCCACTAATTCATTTAAATCATTTAGGTTTGCTAATGGTAATGAACTTGTTGTACTTGCAATTTATGAAGATCAGTGTGGAAATCTCTGGGTCGGGACTTATAATCAAGGTATTGCTTTATTTGACAGAGATTCAGAATCCTTTATTTCTACCATTAAGCTAGGTAATAATTTGGTTAGGTCGATATTAGAAGATAACAACGGCAATTTATGGATTGGTACAGATTACGGATTATCAATGTTGAATACCTCTACGCATACTGTAAAAAACTACACGACCTCAGAAAATTTTGAAGGCGATAGGTTTGCAGTCAATAGTGCTTTTAAAAATTCAAATGGAGAAATGTTGTTTGGTACTGCTGATGGATTTATTCTGTTTCATCCAGATAATATAAAAGACGATCCGGTTCCTCCGCAAGTTGTCATCAGCAATGTGTCTCTCTTTAACAGACCTGATGAAAAATTGGAGTATGATGGATTGATAACGAACGTTAAAGAATTAAATCTTTCTTATGATGAAAACGATCTTCGATTTGATTATGTAGGATTGCATTATGCAGATCCTTCAAGAAACAAGTATATGTACAAGTTGGAAGGATATGAAGAAGAATGGATTGATGCAGGAACTCAAAGAAATGCAACTTATACAAATCTTGATGCAGGCGAATATGTTTTCAAAGTTAAGGCCTGTAATCTCGATGGTGTCTGGAATGAAGATGGTGCATCAATTAAGATTATAATTTCGCCGCCTTTTTGGGCAACATGGTGGGCATACACGTTTTACATTTTATTCGTGCTAAGCATTTTTTATGCAGTGAGACGATACGAAATGAACCGACTAAGATTAAAAAACCAGGTTAAGCTTGATGAAGTGAAATTGCAGGAAAGAGAAGAAACAGATAAAATGAAATCACGTTTCTTTGCAAATATTTCTCACGAGTTCAGAACACCGCTTACTTTGATTCTTGGTCCGATTGATAAACTAACTTCCGATACTCCGGCAGATGAAATTGAAAAGCTTACGGGAATTATCAGGAGAAATGCTCACCGCCTGATGAATCTTATAAACCAGCTTCTTGATCTTTCCAGACTGGAAGCAGGCAAGCTGAAAATTAAAGCATCGAAGAGTAATATCGTTCCTTTTGTAAAAGGAATTGTAATGTCTTTTGAATCTCTTGCAGAGCGGAAAGACATTAATCTTAAGATAGAATCGGAACAAGATACCATTGAGCTTTACTTCGACAAAGAAATGATGATAAAAATTCTCACTAACCTTCTTTCGAATGCATTCAAGTTTACGCCTGAAGGTGGGAGTATAACGGTGGGTATCTATTCACCCACCCCTAAATCCCCTCCGGAGGAGGGGACTTCAAAAAGATCGTTATCCCCTCCATTGGAGGGGCGAGGGGTGGGTCAAACAAAGGTAACAGAATTTATTTGTATTTCTGTTCGTGACACCGGCATTGGAATATCCGAAGATGAACTGCCGAAACTGTTTGACAGGTTTTACCAGGTTGACAGTTCACAGACAAGAGAATATGAAGGTTCAGGATTAGGTCTCGCTTTAATTAAGGAACTCATCGAATTGCACAACGGAAGTATTCGTGTGAATAGTAAAGTCGGCGATCCCGACAAAGTCGGGACAAGCGGCAGTGAGTTTATTGTTGAATTTCCGTTGGGAAGAAATCATCTGAAAGATGATGAAATAGTTGAGAGCTCTGTTCAGGAACTCGAAAATATTTACATTGATGAATCTGTATTTACGAAGAAAACTGAGTTGGTAACTGGAGATATTGGTAACGACCTAAGAGAAAATAAAAATCTGATTCTGCTTGTTGAAGATAACCGTGATGTGCGTGAATACATTAAAGACGTTCTCAATAGCCATTATAAAGTTGAAGAAGCTGTTAACGGTCAGCAGGGACTTGAGAAAGCAAAAGAAATTATGCCTGATCTGATAGTGAGTGATGTAATGATGCCAGAAATGGATGGGATAGAATTCTGCAGAATAATTAAAACAGAATTTCTCACTTCACATATACCTGTTATCCTTCTAACTGCTAAAGCATCACACGATAATAAAATAGAAGGGCTTGAAACCGGCGCTGATGATTACCTTATAAAACCATTTGATGCAAAAGAGCTTCTTACACGAATTAAAAATCTTATCGAGCAAAGGAGGAGACTAAAAGAAAAATTCGGTAAGGATATTCATCCACGACCGGAAAGAGTAACAACAAATCCTCTTGATGATGAGTTTCTTAAAAAAGCATACGACATTATTGAAAAACATCTCGATGATGTTGAATACGATACTGAACAATTTGCAAAAGAATTATTTGTAAGCCGTATGCAGCTTCACAGAAAAATACAGGCTATAACAGGGCAGGCGCCGGGTGAATTTATACGAGCTTACAGGTTAAAACGTGCAGCCGAGATGCTAATTGAGAAAAGATTATCCGTGACCCAGGTTGCATACGAAGTCGGTTACAACAGCCCGTCACATTTCAGCAAAGCATTCACAAAGTATTTTAATGTCAGCCCTTCCGAATACGCTAAATAG